CATAGTTCTAAGGTTGAATAAATTTTCCATTGACTTATATTTCTTCCCCGATCTTACatgaaatgatgaaattcgAGTGAATCGTTGAGCGCCACTTTCTCGCTAAACGTTAAACTTTAGTACAAAACCCGATAGACTTGTTTATGTATCCGAGCTAAAATCTTGTACGCATCCAAGAAATGAGACTACGAGAGTGACACCTTTCGTTTGCGTTTTCTCCTCTCTGTGCAGAAACACCTATCGGAGTGCGATGTTTATCCGATAGAATGCAAATTTTGCCGAGCCGAGACACTGCCTAGGAAAGAAGTGAgtacattattattatataggTGACTAATATATGGAGGTATCTGATCGGCCTTGGCAACAGTGTGTATTTGCACAATCGATCAGAAGTGTTGATGACATATCCGAGTGTAAACTCAAACATTATAACATTGCTGCAATCCCATTATTAAACTTATTAGGGTGTGTGATTTTTTAGTTTACACAAACGTTATTCGACTCGGACAAGACCAACGCCAACACGAGAAATTATCCCTAGGACTTCTGACTGCCATGATTTTGATATATAATTCGACAGCCAAGTCTTGTCTCAACAGGGACTGTGACTGCGCGATTATAGCCCCAGTAACATTTTCTGTCAAACCTAATGCATTCTCTGTATGCCTCGATGCAACTAGTCAGACTCTTATTCTTAGTCACAGTGTGTCAACATTTGACTATGCTTTAAACCTACACACATCGTTCAGTCTTAACTCAACAATAATTATACCTGTTTCTAGTCAAGAACAAACACATTCATTATTTTTGGTGACcgtaaggggccgtggataattaaaacacgcgcatGGTAAACTCAACTTCTTCGATTAGGGAGGGAGGGGGATTGattgtatttcgattaccgtgcgcaaaaatcgcacaGTTACTACAAATTTtcctatcgcaacatctcgctacacctttttctgtatcgcaaaatatatctacattgtttggcgtgtaccaggccagtagGACACCGGCGCTACACaagcattcttttgacatagtTGTGAATCCGTGCacgagtaaaataacgtaacaatcattttggatacactgtttcatttcattctataggttgcgtcattgttgagttgAGACTgacagagattgattttagagggtaTGCGGGGGTGAGGGACGTTCGGTAGTACATGCGTGATTTCATTGCGACGTAATCGCCGATTGTtggatgcagatacagaatgaggcttgtttggttttcgcacttccaaactttcgtttaagggagggggagggaggttGACGAGAGATGCACTTAGTTTTGTTTACCGTCGCATGTTTTACTTATACACGGCACCTAATGTCTCGATGTCCGACGTCTAAGTGTGTTTGTTATACAATTTGATCAACCATGATGGTTATATCACTTAGAGCGCTCTCGTTTTAGACATGTTGAATTAGCAAAGAAATACAGACAAGAATTGTTAAATGTATTACAGATGACACTACATCAAGACCCGCTCAGAGGCACATGTCCACGGAAACTAAAACTATGCAACTACAATGCAATAGGATGCACTCTCTTGGTAAGTAGCCgttttaatgcttttgaagtctttttagtccccgcggacgaagtccgggggaCTGGTAGATTGGGCTCCGTCCATCCACCTGTGCGTCCGTCCACGCAGATATTTCAGACATGCCTTGCCCAATtactttcaaacttggcacaaggataATAAATTATAGCAAACATATAAGCACGTCTactattttgtgatacgatccatatggcagccattttgttgcaatttttaatGTCCAGAGCCATTAATAAGACATGCCTCAACAGATTTCTTTTAACGTGGCACAAGGAGAACATTATTAATGATCTACATACTGTACGCATGCCAAATGGGATAATATTACGATCGAATatatatggccgccaggcggccatttcgTTGTGATTTGTCATGTCCAGAGCCATTACTAAGACAGATTTCTTTTTAACTTTGCAAAAGGACTGCAGACTATCTTTAGAAATCTTTATGATACGATCTATTATGGTCGCCAGGCAGCCATTCTGTCTTGAATTTTTCATGCTCACTGTGATTGCAATACGTATAAAATGACAAATAGTATTTTCATCATATCAGAATCCAGTTGGTGTTAATTATATATCGTATACGTACACATATGCATTTTAGTGAAatgcatgttgtatttgtagggTGTTGTTTCATCGAATAAAATGCACGACTATTTTTCCTGTGGTCTCTGTAACTGAAACAGTGGCACAGCAATAAATGGCCATTTCAGTTATTACACAGTATATAGTGCTTTTTTCAAACGATTTTGAATTAATTTCCATGATTAAGTTTGTACATTGTTTCAAAACCAAATCGTGGAATTGACATGACATTCCTAAATCAATGTCCATTTCGTAGAATATTCAAAGGTCCCTCCATTTAACTCAACTGAAGCAAATCCAAAACCAGTACAAATCATCTCTTCATTACTGCAATTGGTGTACTTGTTTTGTTAATTTCTATCCCATATTTATTTTACTGCAATTCCATCGTCCTCTATAAAACCTGAGGTAACTGCCAAAACTGCTAACTTTTGAGTGCTGTGCGGGTACGCATTCAAGTTGAACCCATCCAGTTCACTTGGAAACAACGCAGGCTGCTCTTGCAAAATTACATGTGATGGCGCCCTTACGACCGTCGACTTGAAAAAAGTCCACCACTTCTTTCATGATATTTGCCTTGATTTCTCTCCTGGATCTATTCGACTACAACCATTGTCATCCCCTACAAAACCTGACTTTGCGAAAACAATTCTCTTGTCAGCATGCCAGAGACACATTCAAGTCCACCCCATTCAGTACACTTTGAACATAATCAAGAAGTCGTGACAATGTTTGTGATAACTCCTCTACAGCCATTTGTGCATTTTCAATATTCTGATCCCATTTGTTTAAAGGAACATAAGGAACTTTCAGAATATGTCACAACTTCTATTCAAACAGAAAAAGGAAACATTCTTTTACCTATTTGGCACTTCTTGACTTGGAAACTGCATATACAATCACTTTTGTACACTTTTACTGTTGCTGAGTGGCAACTTTATATTTgatggggactatgtcatcgaCAATAACTTGTTGATTATTTGGATCAACCTCAGTCGTGATAACAAGTCAAGTATCCACTGAaaattcatttgtatatttgtcaTATTCCACAAATAACCCtgcaaatgttttaaaacacagGGGAGTTGACTGCAGCTTTACGGAAATATAAGCATACGATTTCATTCCGATTcgtgtgggttttttttgcagATAGAAGAAGAGAATGCGCAAGAACACAATCAAGAATATTACATCACCACCAAGACTTGTTGCGTGATCGCGTTCTGGAAGTAAAACCGGTTATAAAAGACATTGAGGAAGGCAAGGCTATGATAAACAATTTAGATCAACAAGTTAAACGACATGAACACGTTTTAAAAGAATTGAACATTGTTTAAAATCATTGCAAGATAAAAAATCAAATCTTCAGCAAGACTCATCTACACGTCATAAAGATGCGAATGTAGTACAAATTGAAACTTCTCTAAAACTTCATGATACTAAAGTAGATGAAATGAAAAGGAAATGCTCTGTGCTAGAAACCAAAGTAATGACATACGAGGGTATTGTCGCGGTACTCAACGCCCAAATAGAGAGAGACTCGCAAAGTATTCAGTCATTTGAAAGGCAGCGGCGAAGGGACAGAGAACTTTTAGAATCTttagaaagaaaaattaaagcCCAGGACAGAATCATAGCTCTGAAAGACGTTGCATTAGCCGAACAAGATCTTAGAATTCAAGCGTTGGAGATATCAAGTTACGACGGTTGTTTAGTTTGGAAAATTAGTGATTTCACTAAAAAACTGCAGGAAGCCAGGTCAGGAAAAACATCTTCTGTGTATTCACCGTGTTTTTTTACCAGTCGCCATGGTTACAAAATGTGTGCCCGGATATACCTGAATGGAGATGGGATGGGGAAGGGTAATCACGTGTCACTGTTCTTTGTCATCATGAAGGGACCCTTTGATGCTCTTCTTCGCTGGCCATTCAGACAGAAGGTCACCTTCATGTGGCTGGACCAGAACAACAGAGAACACGTCATCGATGCATTCAGACCTGATCCTACGTCCACTTCTTTTCAAAGACCAAAAAATGACATGAACATTGCAAGTGGTTGCCCTCTGTTCATGCCGCTTTCACAGATAGACAGTTCACGTCATGCATATGTGAAGGATGATGCAGTGTTCCTGAAGATTATCGTCGATACCAGTGATTTAAGTTGATGTACCTTCAGCCTTCGTTTTTGATATAAGTCGAGTGAGTGAAATTGTCTTTGCACCCAGATTTACAgaatatgatgaaatacaagcAGCAAGTGTGAAGGAATACAGAAACCCAACGACAATTCCATCGAACCTACGTGTAGTCCCGGTACACAATGAGTGAAGATCGCACAGCACTCCGTAGCGTTTGCTTACGTTTCGATTGCCACCTTTTAGTGTAAGTTACATACGACTATATGTCGTCCTCTCGCGATCATGTTATACTTCTAAAAATGCTTACAGATTCACCCCGCCTACAATTGCAACGATGTTCATGATCTATTTCAGTAGCGATAAAAAACTCGAAAAAATCAGACCTACATATATACCTATATGTTTTCTCAATACGATACTTTAAAAAGGAAACCGAAACCAAGTAAACTGGCTCTTACTCTAGACATTAGTCTTAATATTCTTAACTTGAACTTACCATGATTTTTACGCTAACGTCATGTAACAGCCGATGAACGAAAGCGATGAATGTCGTTTAATGTTCACAGATAAGGCACTTCTGCTCAACAACATCGCATTTTCTTAATTCTGTCGCATTCAGCAGCACGAATGTCTGTACAAACTTGTTGCATCAATTATGCCTCGATGTGACAGGTATTTCTGGTCACTGTAGGAAAGCTATAGAAAAGGCTGGAAATTGTAGATGGTTTCTGTTAAGTCACATGACATTGCGCAAGACATTGCCTATATAATAATATTGCAATAGATCATACAAAAAACAAGATTGGAaccgggataattggatggtgaaataatgccgatttaatctacaaatgtaatcatctgcttttctttctacATTACACAATTGCTtttgtgagtaatttgcaatattgcaacattcagctatatggcacctaacacttttgagaaatttgtaaaatatgaaaatccaattatcccaaattagttccaatcgtgttaaacagAGATAGGTGTTAATCACAGAAATCAAACGATTGATTGTTACCGGTTGCGGCTCATTCATGATCAAATAATCAGCGCTCTGTTTTCGATTTTGACTGATACTACACTTGAATGATCTTAGCTTTCTGGAAAATCACAATGCACCAGGTGTGCCTCCAAACTGTAAGAATTCTTTTGTAAACACTTGCTAATGGCCTCCTCGAGCAAGCGTTAAACTATCATAATGGtttcaaaatcaatatgtcACCTTGTGCGAGGAAACAAATTACATAACAATTCGCAGATATTTGGAATTAAAAATTGCTTTTATCAACATGTTAACAGcgaaaaatcaattttcacaaaaacaagactactaaatttcattcactccccaagcttcaaaatgaggcaAGACAAGAGGCTGTCCAGCAAAGATTTGTAAAATTGGAGAATTCGGATATCTGTCCCCAATCACATTCTATCTGTAGTGTTAGATTTTAGATTAGGCAGAGGTAAAATACGTGTAAGAttaaaatttctaatttttacCTTGAATTTTTCATACTGCGGTTGTCGACTTTTATCATTCATTTATTCGCAAGAATCTTTTATTTATTCACTTACATAATCGATTCAAGTCAGCTTACTTGCTaacatgatttttaaaaatttcaaaattctgaaaatgtactAAATGTCATTCGATTTTAGTGTGGTTTGTTCATCTTTCGATGTGAATACGTCAAGTTTTCTACCGGCAAATTAATTAATATCTTGGTTGTTTGAGTAGTTTACCCTTATCCATCATTCTCACAATACTGATATTTTAAGGTTTAAAATGAATGGTATATTTTGATTATCCTTACTTATGAGATCATCATAAGAATATAACCTTCGTTACGTTGCAGTGTGTTAGGACTGTAATCAGGTTTAACAGGCAAACTGGTGTAACTCCTCTGGTAGAACCTTCCTTTGTCATTTTTGCAGAAATACACCTCCGTGTGATACATATAGTTAATAGTGACAAATATTGTTGTGCCACAACAGTGTGAATTGATGCCTTAgcttttattttctttctttcaggAAATTGCTTTGAACTGGCGTCAGTGAGATAACACAGTGCAGTCCACCGTGTGTATGGAGAGTTCAGACTCGAGTGCCATTAAGAACGTGTGAACTCACAACATGCGGAGCGCTATGGAGAATGCACAATTCAAATAAGTTAGGCAACGAATCGGTCTGCAGTCATTTGCTGTAGAGTAAATCATTAGTTGTGCTCTGGTGCAGGGGTCGACTTGagtgttgtattttttttcataaattcggGAAGATCAATGACAACATTTGAGAGTTAATAAAGTACAAAACTCAAAGGTTGCAGGCTGTAAAAGCCACAGAAAAAGCACAGATTGTAAAAGGTACAGATTGTTCATCAACTTTAGCTTGAAACGAATTCATTAATTTGTTTAAGGCTGTATTCTCAAACACCTTTCGAGGGGGGATTGACGGGCGGTCtggaaaatatcaagggtatgttGGGGGCACTTGAAAGAATTTGGGGACTTAAAGGGGGACTCAAACAaaactgtctctgattgatatgaaatatatgtTGGGTTGTCAATTTAAGCTATAacgtttggctaatttttgggtggttttgttttgtggatccactgcagtttcttgttctactcactgaagcgtgatgaaaagtccagcacagccatatgtgtaaagtcagcattgttattgttcaaaattgaattcaagtccggaatAGAAcccatttgtcatcaataacaatgattacggtctttacacatacatatacagagtatttgccaaacagaattttgttattctagcatgctgcggggagtagaacaagaaactgcagttaatacacagaacaaaacatacTGGATTGGCCAGCAGGTATATCCaatgtcccttttatacaaaTACGTTTATTGTGTGCAGTATTCTTGACAGGTAAGGGAAGTCATCCTGTTTCCAAACATGTTTATGTGATTGTGAAAGGGACAATAGCTTTCTAGTTTGGTTTGTAATTGTACATAGAGCACTATTATGTTTAACAAGAACTTATTACACCCTAAAGGTCAATATCTAATAACATTGAACATGTATACTTACATATTTCATATATAACAAGCTTTACAGGGGAAATACTTAATAGTTTACCTGTACACTACCATGAGAAGTGAATTAATATTTTGGGTGAGATGCCAAcatcatatttgttgtccacatctgaattGTCAAATACCCTacttgaatcaagtacatttgcaTCAAATGTCAACACTTACGAAAGCACAGATTTAATTGGtttagtattgaaaaaaattattcatggttttctcatagactccagtgtatagtgaatcaacattttcggtgaaattccaaagtcaaatttcttaTACAATGAAGTACAGTTATGTCAATTTTTCAATGTctaaatatgcataaatattgcaagttttatcTTGAGAGAAAATTATtctcagttttgtcatagactcccatgtttagcGAATCAGTgttatcgatgaaatccaaaagtattttgtacacacatgcactttttacctgccacttcaagcaaaatacattagcatgaattatcaaatatatataaatctacggatatagcttgtttttacGGGGAAGTGCTagtagtttgcccaatagactcccatgcatCATTGGTATTTTTGGACCTGACAAAGCACTATATCGACCAGAATTTTGCCTTCTATTGAGGGGGAGTgacttcaaaattatggcaagtcAGAAGGAGGATTTGAATACATTGTGAGTTCGTTAGTGGggttattgaaaaaaatctgagaatgtTTTTGGAATTCCCCTCAtaagtgtttgtgaatgcagcctaaacaTAAAAAGAAATGCAAAGACGTATGCCACGCAGATAGACAATGTCTTTAATAAAAAAGATAAAGAGGTTTATTTAAGCTTAATTTATAGaagtgtatatacatatatattttataagtatatataagtatatatatttttgtaagcATATATATTTTTACAAGTAAAATATATTAGACAATACGAACTGTGTGAGTTCTTGTGGTGTTTGAGATTTAGCTCCACTGTCTGCGCAAATGATCTGTGACGTATTTCCATCAGCGCTTGTCCGGAGGGCGACACACCCGAGTCAAACGTTGGCCGTTTTTACCGTCACCTGTTCTCCATTGGCGGCGGTCGTACGGTTCGTTAACTTGCAGCATAGCATCTCGTTAAACCTTTGTCACTTTATTTGACAACTTCTTTATTTCCGAAGAATTATTATCACCGTCCCTCTAGAAAGACCCGGGCGGTAGTGATAATTTTCAACACGGCCGCGCATTTTGAACCAGACAAACAAGCTACTGTATAGCGTTTTAATTAGCGGGGTTTAAATTTGGCGCATTTTCGTTTGATGAACAATTGGCGGTGTTTTAATTTGGCGGTAGGCAAACATGTAAGATACGTAACCAGTTGCCCGGCTGACATATAAACTCTATGGTAGCAACAAAATTGATTGACAGTTCGACATTGTGCTGCTGACGTGCAGCATTGAATAagctctttctctgattggtctattgtcactattcacagcgacttagaaagtatatttgtattgttttaattatattggtaagattcagctacccaattggataacagcttattcaatgctgcacattagcccacaTTGTGATTATTTGCGGTTCCACTGGTGCACTACTGTTGCTGCTTTCAAACCTAATACGTGCTAAAGGGATGTGACAAGAGGACTTTGCGGTGTCGCATGTTTACAGGTTTTTCTCCTGTAAACAACTGCGTACCGACATGCcgtcaaggaaagaatgtttaACGGCCGGAAGATAAAAGGACAGATAGCATAAATACGAGAATTTTCAAGCGAACGAAATCATTCGATCTATCGACGCCGTTCATAACACTAGTCATTCTTAACGTCCCTTCCTACAGTCTCTGTATCTGAGTCTGAAGCAATGGTTACAGAAGGCTTTGCTGCCGAAACCAACTCAGCCTGGTCTATCAGATCCGAATGACGTCGAAAACATAGAAAAGGGTAACATTAAACCAGAAACAATCGCTGCGGTGAACCAAGAAGACGCTACGTCCAGTAAGAAGCGAAAGCGGGGCAAATACCAGCGCTATTCCCTTCCGGTAATCATACGGGCTAGATGCTCTGTATTCGGCGTAGTCGATGGTGCACCGTTCAGTGTGTTTTGATACAGCCAAGCGATAAAAAACGTCAAACAGTTTCCATGGAGCCTGGACGAAAAGGCTGAATAATTTAGTTCGACCGTGTACGAATAACAAGTTATCTTATCCGAACTAGAGATGGAACTGAACTCAAACTTCTCGACCAAAGTTCCCTGATCACGGCCCAGTGTCGATCAACAGCCGAAGATTCAGCCATCACATACTGTACATCTGTTCACATCTGGGAAATTCTGGAGCTCTCGCAAAAGCTTTATTGAGCCATTTTTTCGCAGGGTCTGGCAAAGGAGGCTGTATAGCCACCGGTTGTACCATGGGTACTCTTTCCATAGCGATGGGGAGCAACACAATCCGTGCCATTTGGCGACTAAACGATATATCTAGTTGAAATTGGTATATCGACTTATCGGTATTTCGGTAATAACATAATTTCCTAGTTGATTTTCACACTTGCATTTTCGGTCAATCCCTACATATACTGATGTATCGATTTCCTGCATGACGATCGCCATATTCGACTTGCTTGATCGTCACGTCATTCTTTTCTGCAACCAAAGTCCATCAATCTAACTTTTTAGAATTTAAAGAACGTGCAGTACAATTTAGGCCATTCAATTGTTGGAATATGAAAcctaaaaattatattttaagtaatctgggaaatgttatttttctgtcacGTGTTGAGGAATGTTCGATTTCAACTTTGCTATTGACCGAATGTTCGATATTGTTATTAGTGTATCCCTTGAAAATAACGATTACTGCAGAAGTAAAGGCTTCCGAAAACGTGACCGGGGCAATTTTATTTGAAGAAGATAATGATCTATGATATTACACCATCGTTTTCATGTCAGAAACATTCCGTACACTGTACACCTTAGCCACATCACACTCCGATGACGACAGGCATTCGCCAAAAGCAGCGTATCGTCACTGAAATTTTCTACTTCCACTTGTGCAAGTCCCTCTCCGCATCTCTACCGCCGTGTCATCTGCCTTCACCGTGGTACTTTCACAAGCAAAGACGGTTCCAAAGTGGTCAATGTACGCTCAAAATTGGGGACAGGAGAAGGGCACCTGACGCATAGCATTCACTTTAGTACTCCGGCAAAAAATTAGTGGCTCTAATCAAATTTAATTCAGGGTTCGATAGATCCACAAAGAAACTGCAAATGGCGACCAACGAACGCAGATACCGCCACCAACAAGGCCCCGGAGTAACATAAGATTGTATAAATCCTTTACACTATGACATTTTTCGTCatcttttgtatttttacatctTGCCACAATGTCATCAAATCAACTAGCAACGAATTTAGCCCTCAACACCTTCGGCAAAATCCCGCCAAAAACGAATAGGCCTACGACTTTCGAGCAATAGATAAATCTATTAGGCTAAAAACAGAAATGCCAAATACTCATTATAACTTCAGTTATAAGTTACATGTCTAGACCAAATGATATTCATAATCATCAAATTCAAACCAACTGATTGAAATAATTGAATGGCCAAATTGTGTACAGCAAAAAAACCACCATGTTGTAAGTTTGTAAAAGCGTGTCGTTTTGACGTACTTGGTAGAAAGGAAAATGGCATTTTAGCAATCAATCGAGATGTCAATTCGAAAGACTTGTATTGCCACCTTTACAtaggaaaataaaaaagtacttTGTATGTTTGCCGTTCAACGTTTAATATAATACTGCGGTGCTTCGGTGCTAGTACTTTTCTTTCCTACAATCGGTCAGTTTGTTTATCACTTTACGTCAGACTCTAAATCAAgctatttgttttgtttgtttgtttttgtttatattaTTAGGTTAGTGTTTCGAATTACcggataaaaaaaacaaatttgaaatgtgACCCTCGGTACCAAATAGTAGTCTTATTGGCTATTCAACCCAATGGTTTGAAGAGCTGCTCcacattaggccaaaaaaaaaaaaagaatgtttctggtcagcgcgcgcgtcacttgaacaacagcgcgtcacccttttttttctgtttgtggccggcggccatGGCTGACatcaaaccaaaatggctgaagataaagagaaaattctttggggtgcatgatcagtgactgcatgaacagtatatatgtgactatattgataaaactataaaactgaccctcctcctcccttgagggaaaaaaataaaataaaaaaataaaatgcgcgtcgccgcaccattttttaaagaaagacctgaccagaaacatttcttttcttttttttttttttttggccttatagaCGGTAAGGGCTCTCACTCCATATTTCAAAAGCACAGACAAGACACTGACCGCAAGAGGGCGGTAGACGAGAACAGCGTGATATATATGGGGCAGAGCTCAGAAGTAGATCCATTTAAAGGTAAGTGCATAACACTGATGGACCATAGAGATCCAAAGGCGTAGAATTAGCCAGTCAAAATGGAAAGTCACGTGTTGAATGGAGGAAGCTTTTCAGTTCTATCTGGTTTTGCTAAAAATGCACATAACCGTAGGAAAACCAGACCGGGTTTTGATAAAGTACAATATGTACAAAATTATCTCAAATCtcgaaaaatgacacttggcttTTAGTTTTGAATTTGAGTTTGATCACAACTTTCTATTCGAACTGCAAATAACCAGCATTTCATCATTCCTTTCGGAGCCTTGAATAAGAAATTTGAATGATGTAGGGAACTAAAATACCTGATAACGTATTCACAAAATGAACCGATGTAAATACCACCCCTCTACTATTTGTGCTGCAAATGAAACGATATTGAATACGTACAGAAAGCAAATACATGTTCCTTGTATTTTACTTCTTTTTACGTAACTACGAGCGATTAAGTTTTCTTGTAGCATTTCCCAAAAGTGTCAGTGATGGAtcaaaatctacaaaacaaTTAATGTATTCGATTGTaagtttatttcaaatttttatctATTGAAATGTATCAT
This DNA window, taken from Ptychodera flava strain L36383 chromosome 4, AS_Pfla_20210202, whole genome shotgun sequence, encodes the following:
- the LOC139131101 gene encoding TNF receptor-associated factor 2-like is translated as MNVLHVRCVNDGCDWNETLKAYEEHEKTCGYELIHCVHKECAITVIRKSLTEHLNKHCPLRRISCKYCREEFSQKHLQKHLSECDVYPIECKFCRAETLPRKEMTLHQDPLRGTCPRKLKLCNYNAIGCTLLIEEENAQEHNQEYYITTKTCCVIAFWK